The following is a genomic window from Cupriavidus taiwanensis.
GCAGGACCTCGTGATAGCCGTCGAAGTCCTCGCGCTTGCCGGCGGTGCAGGAGCCGCCGTAGGCAATGTCCACCGGCACGCGCTGCCCCAGCGCCGCCAGCGGCACGCCGTTGCCCGGGTCGCCGGGGCGGGCCACCATGGGGCTGAGCGTGCCGCAGTCGATCGTAAGCGTGGCGGCGAAGGCGGCGCCGTCATCGCTGCGCATCCAGGGCTCGATCTCGAAGTCGAGCCCGCGCCGCTCGCTGAGAAAGCGCACGGTCTGCGCGTCGGGCGCGACGATGCCGGTGAAGCCGCCCAGCTCGGCGCACATATTGGTCAGCGTGGCGCGCTCGTCGATCGACATTGCGCTGACCACCGGCCCCGTGAACTCGAATACCTTGCCGACGCCGGCGCCGGCCTTGATGTCGGCCCGGGCCAGCAGGTGCAGCACCACGTCCTTGGCCGTGACGCCCGGCGCCAGCGCGCCGTCCAGCCGCACCAGGATGCATTGCGGCAGGGTCATGCGCACGGCGCCGGTCACGAAGGCATTGGCCATGTCGGTGGTGCCGACGCCGAACGCCACGCATCCCAGCGCGCCGCTGTGCGGGGTGTGCGAGTCGGTGCCCACCACCACCTGGCCCGGCAGCGCATAGCGTTCGGCCATCATCGCGTGCGAGATCCCCGCCGCATGGCTGGCCGGGGCGCGGCGCGACTCGGCCTCGGTCAGCGTGCGATGGCAGCGCAGCCGGTAGTCGCGCACGAAGTCCCGTTGCGCCGCGCACATGCGGGCGACGTTGTCGACCAGCCCGCCGCGCACATGGGCCGGGCTTTCGCCGACATAGGAGGTGTGGTCCTCGAACACCACGATGCGGTCCGCGTCTTTGAGTTGCAGCGGCTTGCCGAACGCCGCGTGCAGCATGTGGGCGCACATGCCGGTGTAGTACTCGTGGATAAAGCGCCAGTCGGCGCGCACGAAAATGCCGTCGCCGGGCACCGGGCGGGCCGGCGTGACCGGCGTTGCCAGCAAATGCCGCTGGACGATTTTCTCGAACAGCGTCTGCGGCCCGGCGGGCAGGGACGGGGCCGTGGGTTCGACGTCGCGCAGGTGGGTCTGCCCGAACCTGAGCAGCCCGCCGTGGCGCAGGATCGATGCGGCGAGCGCATCGCGCCCGGCCACCAGCGTGTCCGCGTCGATGGGCTCGCCTTGCTCCAGCCGGGCGACCAGGCTGAAGTCGGTCGAGGTGAACAGGCCGATATTGTCGGCGTTCTGGCGGTAGATGCGCTCGAAGCTGCGGGCGATGACGAGGCGGATGCCGGCCAGCTTCTCCGCCGCCGGGCTGTGCTCGCGCGACGAGCCCTTGCCGTAGCGGTTGCCGGCAACGGTGACGGCGAAGCCGCCGTCGCGGACCGCGTTGGCGGTGACCGGGCAGGAGCCGTCCACCTTGTAGCCGGTATAGGGATAGCGGCCGAGCGCGTCGTCATAGTGCGTCAGGATCGGCACCGGCGTGATCTCGTCGGTGGAAACGTCGTCGCGCAGCGCGCCGGCCCCGGCCAGGGTCATGGGCTGCCCCTGCAGCTGTGCCGCCATGACCGGCGCGGAGTCGGCAAGGTACAGGATGCGGGCGGTGGCCCCGATGGCGCTCATGCAGGTCTCCGATGGCATGTCGGCGCAACTCTACCGCCCGTGGCGCGCGCGCGCGAAGCGCTGATGCGGCATCGCGGCTATCTGCGCCAGACATATCAGGGTTAACCCATGGGCGATGCGCGGCGCGCACGGCAAGGTTAGTATCGGGCGACATTCCGGCCTGCCCCACCCGGGCGCGCAATGACCTCAATGACACCCATGCATCGCATCGACCCCGTCAATATCCAGCTGTTCCTGGCCGCCGCCCGCGAGGGTTCGATCAAGCGCGCGGCGCAAACCGAGCATATCGCCCAGTCGGCGCTGAGCCGGCGCATCGCCGAACTGGAGCGCAGCCTGGGGGTGGTGCTGTTCGTGCGATCGCCCGCGGGCGTGGTGCTGACCGATGCCGGCGCCCGCGCGCTGGAGCTGGGCCGCAAGCTGAACCAGGATATCGCCAGCTTTGCGCGCGAGGTGCAGGACCTGGGCGACCGGGTCGCGGGGGTGGTGCGGGTGTCGGCCAGCCCGTCGGCCATCATCGGCTTCCTGCCCGAGCGGCTGCATGCCTTCAAGGCGGCGCATCCGCTGGTCGAGATCGCGTTGCACGAGCGCTCCACCGCGGAAACGCTGCGTGCCTGCCTCGATGACCGGGCCGACGTCGGCATCGGGGTTGCGGCGAAGACGCCGGGCGGCCTGGAATCCTGGGACTTTGCCAGCGATCCGCTCAATGTGGTGGTGCCGTCCTCGCATGCGCTGGCCCGGCGCAAGCGCATGCGTTATGCCGAGGTGCTGGAGCATCCGCTGGTGGTGGTGCAGCCGGGCGGTGCGCTGGACCAGGACCTGCGCGAGCAGGCGGCCAACCTGCGCCTGCCGTTCAACCAGGGCGTGGCGGTGTCGAGCTTCGAGGCCGCCTGCCGCATGGTGGAGGCGGGGCTGGGCATCGCCGTGCTGCCTGCCAGCGCCGGCGCCGCCTACGCCGGAACGCGGCGCTTTGTGCGCGTGCCGCTGGATGAGCCGTGGCGCGAGCGCCAGCTGCGCATCTATGCCCCGTTCAAGCAGCCGCGGCTGCGGGCGATTGCCGCGCTGATCGCGGCGCTGCAGCCGCGGGCCGGAGCGGGAGCTATGCCGGGCTGAGATACCCGCTCCAGCGGATTAGCACTCGGCCGCCGCGGCGCTGCAACCCTACACTCCGTGCCAAAGCCACCGTCCACGGTGCGATTCGACCCACGGAGACAAGACATGCAGACCTCGCTGTTTCGACAGGCGTGCAAGGCGCTTGCGGCCCTGACCACGCTGGCAGTGCTTGGGGGCCAGGCCGTTCCAGTCCATGCGCAGGATGGCAAG
Proteins encoded in this region:
- a CDS encoding aconitase family protein, yielding MSAIGATARILYLADSAPVMAAQLQGQPMTLAGAGALRDDVSTDEITPVPILTHYDDALGRYPYTGYKVDGSCPVTANAVRDGGFAVTVAGNRYGKGSSREHSPAAEKLAGIRLVIARSFERIYRQNADNIGLFTSTDFSLVARLEQGEPIDADTLVAGRDALAASILRHGGLLRFGQTHLRDVEPTAPSLPAGPQTLFEKIVQRHLLATPVTPARPVPGDGIFVRADWRFIHEYYTGMCAHMLHAAFGKPLQLKDADRIVVFEDHTSYVGESPAHVRGGLVDNVARMCAAQRDFVRDYRLRCHRTLTEAESRRAPASHAAGISHAMMAERYALPGQVVVGTDSHTPHSGALGCVAFGVGTTDMANAFVTGAVRMTLPQCILVRLDGALAPGVTAKDVVLHLLARADIKAGAGVGKVFEFTGPVVSAMSIDERATLTNMCAELGGFTGIVAPDAQTVRFLSERRGLDFEIEPWMRSDDGAAFAATLTIDCGTLSPMVARPGDPGNGVPLAALGQRVPVDIAYGGSCTAGKREDFDGYHEVLHWAAQRGLRLAPHVTLYLQFGTTDVRDYCLRRGYMETFEAIGARILQPSCGACANCGPGSSERPEQVTVSSINRNFTGRSGPGQVWLASPPTVAASAICGELASFEDLRRRHADGAA
- a CDS encoding LysR family transcriptional regulator; the encoded protein is MHRIDPVNIQLFLAAAREGSIKRAAQTEHIAQSALSRRIAELERSLGVVLFVRSPAGVVLTDAGARALELGRKLNQDIASFAREVQDLGDRVAGVVRVSASPSAIIGFLPERLHAFKAAHPLVEIALHERSTAETLRACLDDRADVGIGVAAKTPGGLESWDFASDPLNVVVPSSHALARRKRMRYAEVLEHPLVVVQPGGALDQDLREQAANLRLPFNQGVAVSSFEAACRMVEAGLGIAVLPASAGAAYAGTRRFVRVPLDEPWRERQLRIYAPFKQPRLRAIAALIAALQPRAGAGAMPG